The Fundulus heteroclitus isolate FHET01 chromosome 13, MU-UCD_Fhet_4.1, whole genome shotgun sequence genome contains a region encoding:
- the LOC118565403 gene encoding H-2 class I histocompatibility antigen, Q9 alpha chain-like yields MTKIILLLLLGIHSTAAVTHSLKYFYTASSNVQNFPEFVIVGLVDDVQMIYCDSNIRICEPRQDWMKEKTDKWYWERETWKYESFRQTFKANVEIAKSRFNQSGGVHIYQKMYGCEWDDQTGEVTGYRQYGYDGEDFLTWDTMENRWIAPKQQAEITTNRWNNDGADLEKYKNYLTQRCPEWLKKYVDYGWSSLMRTDLPSVSFLQKSSSSPVSCHATGFYPNRAEMFWRKDGEEVHDGVVKGEILPNNDGTFQMSVDIDLSSVKPGDWNKYECVFLFSGVNKDITHRLEKARMNPETNSNMVINILVAAATVIGLIGLIGVIGFFLYKKMKAVQNTGPPEKTKFLLEA; encoded by the exons TGACCCACTCCCTGAAGTATTTCTACACGGCTTCGTCTAACGTCCAAAACTTCCCAGAGTTTGTGATTGTTGGTTTGGTTGATGATGTTCAGATGATTTACTGTGACAGCAACATCCGAATATGTGAGCCCAGACAGGACTGGATGAAGGAGAAGACTGATAAGTGGTACTGGGAGAGAGAGACTTGGAAATATGAATCTTTCCGGCAGACCTTCAAAGCCAATGTTGAAATTGCAAAGTCACGCTTCAACCAAAGTGGAG GTGTCCACATTTACCAGAAAATGTACGGCTGTGAGTGGGATGACCAGACTGGAGAGGTTACTGGTTATCGACAGTATGGCTATGATGGAGAAGACTTCCTAACATGGGACACGATGGAAAACAGATGGATCGCtccaaaacaacaagctgaaatTACTACAAACAGATGGAACAATGATGGAGCTGATCTGGAGAAGTACAAGAACTACCTGACCCAGAGATGTCCTGAATGGCTGAAGAAGTATGTTGACTATGGATGGAGCTCTCTGATGAGAACAG ATCTTCCATCAGTCTCCTTCCTCCAGAAGTCTTCCTCGTCTCCAGTCAGCTGCCACGCTACAGGTTTCTACCCcaacagagcagagatgttCTGGAGGAAAGATGGAGAGGAGGTTCATGATGGTGTGGTCAAAGGAGAGATCCTCCCTAACAATGATGGGACCTTCCAGATGAGCGTTGACATCGATCTGTCATCTGTTAAACCTGGAGACTGGAACAagtatgaatgtgtgtttttgttctctgGAGTCAATAAAGACATCACCCATCGACTGGAGAAAGCAAGAATGAACCCTGAAA CGAATAGCAACATGGTGATCAACATTCTTGTTGCAGCTGCAACTGTCATTGGTCTCATTGGCCTTATTGGTGTGATTGGGTTCTTTCTTTACAAGAAGATGAAAG CTGTCCAGAACACTGGACCTCCAGAGAAAACCAAGTTTCTGCTTGaagcctga